The Brassica oleracea var. oleracea cultivar TO1000 unplaced genomic scaffold, BOL UnpScaffold00534, whole genome shotgun sequence genome has a window encoding:
- the LOC106319660 gene encoding putative disease resistance protein At3g14460, giving the protein MANPHLSDSWEVALNRFLATSSKFEELPGENSFSTMLRKLKCSLLAGTKVLADAEQKAYDVKGVKMWLTEFQDASFFAENILEDVSTKVLRDEKYYLWTPKLELNLDAELQEKMEGVVALLEHLVGQIKVLGLSVYAQWKPRSHTSPLFHHVEAVGREADKLAFTNLLLSGDKVSCGTPNVISVNGMPGIGKTTLVQAVYNDESVTRHFDHKVWINVGKQFDVFRVTKDVLHKVSSGAVNTEDHLSSLQVQLMETLAGKRFLLVLDDFWSENSSKWQLFLTSFTGVSEGSRIVLTTQNDIVSFVRKAAETYRLRLMTDIECWELICSSVFGCKLVNYIDQELERTGKRIAEQCKGLPLAATTIARHLRSRPVLKEWNDVSDNFLYYTSGVLEVLMRSYDSLPCHLKRCFAFCSIFPKGYVFNRNNLVLLWMAVDLVYQPESNQRSEDTGNEYLEDLVARSFLQPLDDKKTFTMHDFMNDLAKTAAGELCFRLEDNNLLQIPERVRHLSFCGNQWGSSVAYTLTRGNYLRTFLPLVVPPPPSGSSELAKNALYPLPNFSEQALMYLRILDLSHYRITVLPKSFEGLQQLRYLDLSNTQVQELPEFLFILRNLQTLFLSNCRQLRRLTAYITKLISLRYLDLLGTPLVKMPQGISNLRSLQNLSNFVIGNLSGAGLQELRKLSHLRGTLHISELQNVVSVGEASNPGLGEKPLLKNLVLTWTMETSGSNKISCDQRELLKMLQPHHNLETVSINSYWGATFPNWLGDISFNRMTSVSLTSCSLCILLPPLGQLPHLRDLSIEKFKILKKVGVEVFYGKNDTFSSLEPFQNLRTLSFYEMPRWEEWCCPELEGGIFPRLNKLTIRSCPNLKNIPKELPKFTHVTTIWDSSLRSEEYYTTEPSLSEKDGSGSLRVLHIEGCPGLLYLQQSSSQNYEDIAVATKPYQEDHSYRLTTLSSDAGSTSGKKMPQEDQDDTGLESYKVTTVPELGNLTESLRVLHIEGCPGLINLPESLLQDCPGLEELLLIDCHSLEAIPGGYPSTTLKTLYIRDCMKLEFIQSLQTMLIIPQLEDLYIGSSCRNLSSFPLVLFPNLKSLSIRDCEQFSSFTVTLAGGDADLALEALEITDCQKLEFFPEGGLRTLKLTSILISNCRNLKGLPAKIATLTSLESIHINECPKLEANPFWGFPKSLQTLCISRCQKLRPKENWLMSYLGNLRDLEIEGGNDDTESFPEEELLPRGLYSLRISEFKSLRTLNYRGLEGLPKLGILEISGCGMLESLPEEGLPSSLSLLRINDSPILKEKISRQDMEWFKIRHIQLVEIDGEQLMRGRKNTESLSPKNMYITEMP; this is encoded by the exons ATGGCAAACCCTCATTTATCAGATTCTTGGGAAGTGGCGCTTAACCGTTTTCTTGCTACATCTTCAAAATTTGAGGAACTGCCAGGTGAAAATAGCTTTAGCACAATGCTACGGAAATTGAAGTGTTCTTTGCTGGCTGGAACTAAGGTGCTTGCTGATGCGGAACAGAAAGCTTATGATGTTAAAGGAGTAAAGATGTGGCTCACTGAATTCCAAGATGCTTCCTTCTTTGCAGAGAATATTCTCGAAGACGTATCAACAAAAGTTTTACGAGacgaaaaatattatttatggacACCAAAACTGGAACTAAACCTTGATGCTGAGCTCCAGGAAAAGATGGAAGGCGTAGTTGCACTACTGGAACACCTTGTGGGTCAAATTAAAGTGCTTGGACTGTCGGTATATGCACAGTGGAAGCCAAGGTCACACACGAGTCCTCTTTTTCATCACGTAGAAGCAGTTGGGCGAGAGGCAGATAAGCTAGCATTTACCAACTTGCTACTTTCTGGTGATAAAGTATCCTGTGGAACTCCGAATGTTATCTCAGTTAACGGAATGCCAGGGATTGGCAAGACTACGCTGGTACAAGCCGTTTACAATGACGAGAGTGTGACCAGGCATTTTGATCATAAAGTGTGGATCAATGTTGGGAAACAGTTTGATGTCTTCAGGGTGACCAAAGACGTTCTCCACAAAGTAAGTTCTGGAGCAGTTAACACTGAGGATCATCTATCTTCACTTCAAGTTCAGCTGATGGAAACACTTGCAGGGAAGAGGTTTCTACttgttttagatgatttttggTCTGAGAATAGTTCAAAATGGCAACTTTTCCTTACTTCTTTTACTGGCGTATCAGAAGGAAGCAGGATTGTTTTAACTACCCAAAATGATATTGTCAGTTTTGTCAGGAAGGCAGCAGAAACCTACCGGCTGAGGCTGATGACTGATATAGAATGCTGGGAGCTGATCTGCAGTTCTGTATTTGGGTGTAAGTTAGTAAATTATATAGACCAAGAACTAGAAAGGACTGGCAAAAGGATCGCAGAACAATGTAAGGGCCTGCCATTAGCAGCCACAACTATCGCACGTCATCTCCGGTCCAGGCCAGTTCTTAAAGAATGGAATGATGTGTCAGACAATTTCTTGTACTACACTTCCGGTGTCCTTGAAGTTCTTATGCGGAGCTATGATTCTCTCCCTTGTCACCTTAAGCGATGTTTTGCCTTCTGCTCCATCTTCCCAAAGGGTTACGTATTTAATAGGAATAACTTGGTGCTGCTATGGATGGCAGTTGACCTCGTATACCAACCCGAGAGCAACCAAAGATCGGAAGACACTGGTAACGAGTACCTCGAAGATTTAGTTGCTAGATCTTTTCTCCAGCCATTGGACGACAAGAAAACGTTTACAATGCACGATTTCATGAATGATTTAGCCAAAACTGCTGCAGGAGAGCTTTGCTTCAGACTGGAGGACAACAATTTGTTGCAGATACCAGAGAGGGTCAGACATCTATCATTTTGTGGAAATCAATGGGGTTCTTCTGTAGCCTACACTCTCACCCGTGGTAACTATCTAAGAACCTTTCTTCCTCTAGTTGTCCCGCCACCACCTTCTGGGTCTTCTGAACTTGCAAAGAACGCTCTATATCCATTGCCAAACTTCTCAGAACAGGCATTGATGTATCTGCGTATTCTTGACTTGTCTCACTACCGTATAACAGTCCTTCCTAAATCATTCGAGGGACTACAGCAGCTGCGATATCTAGATCTTTCCAACACCCAAGTGCAAGAACTTCCAGAGTTTTTGTTCATCCTCCGTAATCTACAGACGCTTTTCTTGTCAAATTGCCGTCAACTCAGAAGACTGACAGCATACATAACAAAACTCATCAGCTTGCGTTATCTGGACCTCTTAGGGACTCCATTAGTAAAGATGCCACAAGGAATTAGTAACCTTCGAAGCTTGCAGAATCTGTCAAATTTTGTTATTGGAAATCTGAGTGGTGCGGGACTCCAAGAACTGAGAAAACTCTCTCATCTTCGAGGGACACTTCACATCTCTGAGCTGCAAAATGTGGTCTCCGTTGGAGAGGCAAGTAACCCTGGTTTAGGAGAGAAGCCACTCCTCAAGAATTTGGTCCTCACATGGACTATGGAAACTTCTGGTTCCAATAAGATAAGTTGTGACCAACGTGAGTTGCTTAAAATGCTGCAACCTCATCATAACTTGGAAACGGTTAGCATAAACTCTTATTGGGGTGCGACATTTCCTAATTGGTTGGGAGATATTTCATTCAACAGAATGACGTCTGTCTCTTTGACTAGCTGCAGTCTCTGCATATTGCTGCCGCCACTGGGACAGCTGCCTCACCTCAGGGATCTCAGCATTGAGAAATTCAAGATATTGAAGAAGGTTGGTGTAGAGGTTTTCTACGGTAAGAACGACACATTCTCTTCCCTAGAACCGTTTCAAAACCTTCGGACTCTAAGTTTCTACGAGATGCCAAGATGGGAAGAATGGTGTTGTCCTGAACTAGAAGGTGGGATCTTTCCACGCCTTAATAAACTGACCATAAGAAGTTGCCCCAACCTCAAGAATATTCCAAAGGAGCTCCCAAAATTCACTCACGTTACTACTATCTGGGATTCCAGTTTACGAAGTGAGGAGTATTATACTACAGAACCATCATTGTCTGAAAAAGATGGTTCTGGAAGTCTGAGAGTACTACATATTGAAGGATGTCCCGGATTACTATATCTGCAACAAAGCTCGTCCCAGAACTATGAAGATATAGCTGTAGCCACAAAGCCATATCAGGAAGATCACTCATATAGGTTGACTACACTCTCAAGTGATGCTGGTAGCACTTCTGGAAAAAAGATGCCTCAAGAAGACCAAGATGACACGGGTTTAGAGAGTTATAAAGTGACAACAGTTCCTGAGCTAGGAAATCTTACTGAAAGTCTGAGAGTACTACATATTGAAGGATGTCCCGGATTAATAAATCTGCCCGAGAGCTTGTTGCAAGATTGTCCCGGTCTCGAGGAACTTTTACTCATTGACTGCCATTCCCTGGAGGCCATTCCTGGAGGATACCCTTCCACCACTTTGAAAACCCTGTACATAAGAGATTGCATGAAGCTGGAATTTATACAAAGTCTGCAGACAATGCTCATAATCCCGCAGCTCGAGGATCTCTACATAGGCAGCAGTTGCCGCAATCTCTCTTCATTCCCGTTAGTTCTTTTCCCAAATCTCAAAAGCCTTTCAATAAGAGACTGTGAGCAATTTAGCTCCTTCACCGTCACCTTGGCTGGTGGTGATGCTGATCTAGCTCTTGAGGCCTTGGAGATTACGGATTGCCAGAAGCTGGAGTTCTTCCCAGAAGGAGGACTAAGGACACTGAAACTCACATCAATTTTAATCTCAAATTGTAGGAATCTTAAAGGGCTGCCTGCAAAAATTGCCACCCTCACTTCTCTTGAATCGATTCATATAAACGAATGTCCTAAACTTGAGGCCAATCCATTCTGGGGTTTCCCCAAAAGTCTTCAAACGCTTTGCATCAGTCGCTGTCAAAAGCTCAGACCAAAAGAGAATTGGTTAATGAGTTACCTTGGTAACTTGCGTGATCTTGAGATCGAAGGAGGAAATGATGACACTGAATCATTTCCAGAGGAAGAGCTCCTGCCTCGGGGTCTTTACTCACTACGCATAAGCGAATTCAAAAGTCTCCGGACTCTCAATTACAGAGGACTTGAAGGCTTACCAAAACTGGGGATACTAGAAATCAGCGGATGTGGTATGTTAGAATCACTTCCAGAAGAAGGCCTTCCTTCGTCCCTATCTCTACTGCGCATAAATGATAGTCCTATATTGAAAGAAAAGATTTCTAGACAAGACATGGAATGGTTCAAGATCAGGCATATCCAGTTGGTGGAGATTGATGGTGAACAACTCATGCGTGGAAG GAAGAATACTGAATCTCTCTCTCCTAAGAACATGTATATTACAGAGATGCCCTAA